Proteins found in one Paenibacillus dendritiformis genomic segment:
- a CDS encoding extracellular solute-binding protein has translation METKKKLSVKSVLAIALCAVMLMVTACSKQEAQGGNEKDGEGSSKDKLTISVASTIQLKDGQIDNEFHKFWMDKFNIDWDYNFIEWDSWGEKLRLWINSGDLPDVATWNYIHGDAMNYIDQGLLYKFPDDWKERWPNVAAAYKLTGLGEKLEELTGGTYILPRPVYYENKPADPLVNQIGVIAMRKDWAEAVGFELKDVYTTSELMEFAKLVKEKDPGKVGSNLVPISYNAGDALTNIIMPNSEHSRVESAFYKGEDGKYHWGPADPATLTGLKLMQKAYKEGLLNPEFYTWKNSEGSDNFRVKGTAAITSLGGLASYRQDVDKAMKKNLGVESDEVVHTAIVLGDDGKYRNLEQVNFWSALIFSPNISEEKFERIMDLLDYSTSKEGQMLLNMGFEGKDWKYGDNQELVSLLPEGTSLEDKYPSRFEGLYLLGDDFSMINPAIKKEYRDRAILHYQNKAKLGKEGGKLAEYDWTVQLYDSKAKNQATFNYESEYTNLILQNGDLEANWKKWVDSKMPLVQPVLDELNKQ, from the coding sequence ATGGAAACGAAGAAAAAGCTGTCGGTAAAATCTGTACTGGCCATCGCCTTATGCGCGGTCATGCTGATGGTGACTGCTTGCTCCAAGCAGGAAGCGCAAGGCGGCAATGAGAAGGACGGCGAAGGAAGCTCCAAGGACAAGCTGACCATTTCCGTGGCGAGCACGATTCAGCTCAAAGACGGCCAGATCGACAATGAGTTCCACAAGTTCTGGATGGACAAGTTCAACATCGATTGGGACTACAACTTCATCGAATGGGATTCCTGGGGCGAGAAGCTGCGGCTCTGGATCAACTCCGGCGACCTGCCTGACGTCGCGACCTGGAACTACATTCACGGCGATGCGATGAACTATATCGACCAAGGGCTTCTCTACAAGTTCCCGGATGACTGGAAGGAACGCTGGCCGAACGTGGCCGCGGCTTACAAGCTGACGGGCCTGGGCGAGAAGCTGGAAGAGCTGACGGGCGGCACCTATATCCTGCCGCGGCCGGTCTACTACGAGAATAAGCCTGCCGATCCGCTCGTCAACCAAATCGGCGTCATCGCGATGCGCAAAGACTGGGCGGAAGCGGTCGGCTTCGAATTGAAGGACGTATACACGACCAGCGAGCTGATGGAATTCGCCAAGCTGGTGAAGGAGAAGGATCCGGGCAAGGTCGGATCGAACCTGGTGCCGATCTCTTATAACGCCGGCGACGCGCTGACGAATATCATCATGCCGAACAGCGAGCATTCCCGCGTCGAGTCCGCGTTCTACAAAGGCGAGGACGGCAAATACCATTGGGGGCCTGCCGATCCGGCAACGCTGACCGGTCTGAAGCTGATGCAGAAGGCATACAAAGAAGGACTGCTTAATCCGGAATTCTACACCTGGAAGAACAGCGAAGGCAGCGACAATTTCCGGGTGAAGGGCACCGCCGCGATTACAAGCCTTGGCGGTCTGGCATCGTACAGACAAGACGTGGATAAGGCGATGAAGAAAAATCTGGGCGTAGAGAGCGACGAAGTCGTTCACACCGCGATCGTGCTTGGCGATGACGGCAAGTACCGCAACCTGGAGCAAGTCAATTTCTGGTCCGCGCTTATTTTCTCGCCGAACATTAGCGAGGAGAAATTCGAGCGCATCATGGACCTGCTCGACTATTCGACGTCCAAAGAAGGACAAATGCTGCTCAACATGGGCTTCGAAGGCAAGGATTGGAAGTACGGCGACAACCAAGAACTCGTCAGCCTGCTGCCGGAAGGCACGTCTCTGGAAGACAAGTACCCAAGCCGCTTCGAAGGGCTGTACCTCCTGGGCGACGACTTCAGCATGATCAACCCGGCGATCAAGAAGGAATATCGCGACAGAGCGATTCTCCACTACCAGAACAAAGCCAAGCTCGGCAAAGAAGGCGGGAAGCTGGCCGAGTATGACTGGACGGTTCAACTGTATGATTCCAAAGCGAAAAATCAGGCGACCTTCAACTATGAGTCGGAATATACGAACCTGATTCTGCAAAACGGCGATCTGGAAGCGAACTGGAAGAAATGGGTGGACAGCAAAATGCCGCTTGTCCAACCGGTTCTGGATGAACTGAACAAACAATAA